From Achromobacter spanius, a single genomic window includes:
- a CDS encoding LysR family transcriptional regulator: protein MTTPAPSVAAGTDRMLLIETFVRIVEAGSLSAAAAQMGGTQPTVSRRLQLLERTMGVRLLKRSTHAIRLTEDGQRCYERGKELLASWQSFESEVRGADDDPTGMLRVVAPHVFGQDQFIEPLATYLKRYPNMRVEWLLHDRMPDLIAENVDCAIRVGAVTDPSVIAVKLGEVPRIVVASPDLLAGGPVPQDATDLARLPWLALRTFYRTEVSLTHCGSGERQSFDIQPRLSTDGLHALRNAAIQGLGVALGSAWAMQGDLAAGRLVHLAPQWRADALPVFLVYAPSRFQPARLRRFIEIMREHLPMELAGA, encoded by the coding sequence ATGACCACCCCCGCCCCTTCTGTTGCAGCCGGCACCGACCGCATGCTGCTGATCGAAACCTTCGTGCGCATCGTCGAGGCCGGCAGCCTGTCCGCCGCCGCCGCCCAGATGGGCGGCACTCAGCCCACCGTCAGCCGCCGCCTGCAACTGCTGGAACGCACGATGGGCGTGCGGCTTCTGAAGCGATCCACTCACGCCATCCGCCTGACCGAAGACGGCCAGCGCTGCTACGAGCGGGGCAAGGAGCTGCTGGCGTCTTGGCAGTCCTTCGAAAGCGAGGTGCGCGGCGCAGACGATGATCCGACCGGGATGCTGCGCGTGGTGGCGCCGCACGTGTTCGGCCAGGATCAGTTCATCGAGCCGCTGGCCACGTATCTGAAGCGCTATCCGAACATGCGCGTGGAATGGCTGCTGCACGATCGCATGCCGGATCTGATCGCCGAGAATGTGGATTGCGCGATCCGTGTGGGCGCGGTGACGGATCCGTCGGTGATTGCCGTGAAGCTGGGCGAGGTGCCGCGCATCGTCGTCGCCTCGCCGGACCTGCTTGCGGGCGGACCGGTGCCGCAGGACGCCACAGACCTGGCGCGTCTGCCGTGGCTGGCGCTGCGCACCTTCTATCGCACCGAGGTCAGCCTGACGCATTGCGGCAGCGGAGAAAGGCAGAGCTTCGACATCCAGCCGCGGCTGTCCACCGACGGCCTGCATGCGCTGCGCAACGCGGCCATCCAGGGGCTGGGCGTGGCGCTGGGATCAGCCTGGGCCATGCAGGGCGATCTGGCCGCCGGCCGCCTGGTGCACCTGGCGCCGCAGTGGCGCGCGGACGCCCTGCCCGTCTTTCTGGTCTATGCGCCGTCGCGCTTTCAGCCGGCGCGCCTGCGGCGCTTCATCGAAATCATGCGCGAGCATCTGCCGATGGAGCTGGCGGGGGCCTGA
- a CDS encoding MFS transporter codes for MSSPTSHPSLSRGLVFLLAVGAGLGVASLYYSQPMLGVLGADIHASAETLGWIPTLTQLGYAFGILMLAPLGDRYDRKRIILVKAAVLALALLLAGASPTIGLLLAASFAIGLSATLAQDIVPAAAHLAPADQRGKIVGTVMTGLLLGILLSRVVSGFVAEQFGWRMMFAAAAVSIVALGAALWRGLPRFEPTTRLAYSALLGSLLTLWRQHPGLRRAATAQGLLSLGFSAFWSTLAVMLHDAPFHLGAGAAGAFGLAGAAGALAAPLAGRVADTRGPLAVASLGAGLTMVSFAAMIFLPFLPTHAALWLIGGAAVGFDLGIQTSLIAHQSIVYGIDPAARSRLNAILMTGVFIGMAAGGALGSLALAHWGWTGVTLTAAGAAAAALALRLWPASNRNGEASRYAA; via the coding sequence ATGTCATCCCCCACTTCCCACCCCTCCCTATCGCGCGGCCTGGTCTTTTTGCTGGCTGTGGGCGCCGGCCTGGGCGTCGCCTCCCTTTACTACAGCCAGCCGATGCTCGGCGTGCTGGGCGCGGACATCCACGCCAGCGCCGAAACGCTGGGCTGGATTCCGACGCTGACGCAGCTGGGCTACGCCTTCGGCATCCTGATGCTGGCCCCGCTGGGCGACCGTTATGACCGCAAGCGCATCATCCTGGTGAAAGCTGCCGTGCTGGCCCTGGCGCTGCTGCTGGCCGGCGCGTCGCCGACGATCGGCCTGCTGCTGGCCGCCAGCTTCGCCATCGGCCTGTCCGCCACGCTGGCGCAGGACATCGTGCCGGCCGCAGCCCACCTGGCCCCGGCCGACCAGCGCGGCAAGATCGTCGGCACCGTCATGACGGGCCTGTTGCTGGGCATCCTGCTGTCGCGGGTGGTCAGCGGTTTTGTGGCCGAGCAATTCGGCTGGCGCATGATGTTCGCGGCCGCCGCCGTCAGCATCGTGGCGCTGGGCGCGGCCCTGTGGCGCGGCCTGCCGCGGTTCGAGCCGACGACGCGGCTGGCCTACAGCGCGCTGCTCGGTTCGCTGCTGACGCTGTGGCGCCAGCACCCCGGTCTGCGCCGCGCCGCCACCGCGCAGGGGTTGCTGTCGCTGGGCTTCAGTGCCTTCTGGTCCACCCTGGCCGTGATGCTGCACGACGCGCCGTTCCACCTGGGCGCGGGCGCCGCCGGCGCGTTCGGCCTGGCCGGCGCGGCAGGCGCCCTGGCCGCGCCGCTGGCCGGCCGCGTGGCCGACACGCGGGGGCCGCTGGCAGTCGCCAGCCTGGGCGCCGGCCTGACCATGGTGTCGTTTGCCGCCATGATCTTCCTGCCGTTCCTGCCCACGCATGCCGCGCTGTGGCTGATCGGCGGCGCCGCGGTCGGCTTCGACCTGGGCATCCAGACCTCGCTGATCGCGCATCAAAGCATCGTCTACGGCATCGACCCGGCCGCTCGCAGCCGTCTGAATGCCATCCTGATGACGGGCGTCTTCATCGGCATGGCCGCCGGCGGCGCACTGGGCAGCCTGGCGCTGGCCCACTGGGGCTGGACCGGCGTGACGCTGACGGCGGCAGGCGCCGCGGCCGCCGCGTTGGCCTTGCGCCTGTGGCCCGCCAGCAACCGCAATGGCGAGGCCAGCCGCTACGCGGCGTGA